The Venturia canescens isolate UGA chromosome 4, ASM1945775v1, whole genome shotgun sequence genomic interval CGCCGCATTATCAGCCGTTCAAATCGGGCGATGGTTTCGCAATTCACACGTGTAAAACGAAATCAACTCGTAACCCATTGTACCGGTGGGTGATAGGATTGGAGGGTTGTTGCATAAATGAATTTGCGTTCAGTCCATGCGGCTCGAATCTCGCGGTGGTATCACAGGATGGATTTCTCCGTGTGTTTCATTACGACACGATGGAGTTGGTGGGTTCGGCGAGAAGTTACTTCGGTGGTTTTTTGTGCGTATGTTGGTCACCGGACGGTAGATACGTAGTGGTAGGAGGTGAGGATGACCTCGTGACAATATGGAGTTTCAACGAGAAGCGTGTAGTGGCGCGTGGTCAAGGACATCACAGTTGGGTGAACGTAGTGGCGTTCGATCCTTTTACGACATCGTACGGTGATCACGAGGGTGAATTTAGTGGTTCGGACGACGAGACTGTTCCGCAGCAGCACAACAACCATAACAATTATCACGAAAAGTCGACGAACCGAGTTGTAACGAACAACAGTGGTCAAACGGCGATTGGTTTGTCGCACTCGAACAGGAATTCGTGCGGCTCGGAGCTTCGTGTTTCTGGTGGTACGTGTTACCGTTTGGGTAGTGTTTCGGAGGACACGCAGCTTTGTCTCTGGGACATTACGGAGGATGTGCTGAGGCAACCGGTGTGCGCCAAGTCTCGAGCGTCGGCAGCTGGTTCGGGCACGTTTACCTCATCGGGAACGTTTACCAGTGGCAATGGTTCGACGCTGAATCACGTCGGCAACAACGCCAAGCACAATAGCACGAATAACGCGAGTTTTCGGGATTCAACGAATTACTTCAACAACGAGATGGCTAGCAACAATACGAGCACGACTCCGGGAACGACAACGACAGCAGCAGCATCGTCAACGACAACAACGGCATCAGGAACGATAACCACAACGACGATGACGAGTACGAATtcttcgacgacgacgacgacctcCTCGACCTCGACTACCACGGCTGTATCCACCGTTAATTCTCTGACTCAGAGGCTAGCCGGGCTCGGTTTTGGCGATCGTAAAAACGCAGTTACGTCTTCAACCGGTGgtagtggtggtggtggtggtggtggtggcggcggcggcagCGGCGGCACCGTTCCTGCCGCTACCGACAATCACAAGAGAAACTTTAGTCTTACCTTGCGCGGTAGCGGTACGAGTAACAACAGCAATACCACTGGATCTGTTAACCCGAGCCTCCACAACAGTGGGCCCGAACTTAAATCTGGTAGTAACTCAAACTCCGGTCATTTAAACAGTGTCGGTGGAAGTTTTggtggaagtaaaaaaattgctaACGCTATGGACGATCCAATGAGGTTGATAGGTACAGCCTGGTGTCCAAGATTCGACGAGTGCCCCGTACTAGAGCcgctagtttgcaaaaaattgGCCCACGAGAGACTGACTGAATTAATATTTAGGGAAGATTGCTTCGTAACCGCGTGCCAGGACGGATATGTTTATACGTGGGCTCGGCCTGGTCACATGGTAGGTCCTCTCACGATAACCAGCACACTTCATAGGCCACATAATCATAGCAATCCTCACACCAATATCAATTCCATGCGACCTAACGATCTCTGATGTAAACCCTCCCACCACTTTATTCACCACTTCACCAAACCCACCACCGCTACCTACCACTCTCTATATTCACTTTCGAACCTCCGTCAAGTAGAATTAAATCATTCATCTGTATATAATAGAGTAGAGTTTTAGGTCCGTACTTTTCGAATGAAACgatcattattattactacTACTATTAAtactacatatatatatatatatacacacacacatatatatataaaatggaAGATCTGTAACGCTTTCGGCAATTTGTCTCTTGTCAATAACGCATATTACTTGGTAATGCGCGAATAGTCTccgaatttcgaataatatgCGAATAATTTCGAAATGCTCAATTGTTTGAATCCACATTTgattccaacttttttttctttttttttttcacattatcCGCTTCGGACGCTTTTTGTGCATTACGTTTCAGCCAATGGGGATGCGCAAGACTCAGGGGTTACTTCGGGTGAAAGTATTAGACGTATTAGTcagtgatttgaaaaaaagtaagggGGAAAGGAGAGAGACGGGACAGGAGGACTAGTGTTGGGAAAACACTTAAGTGCCATTTGAGAGAGCGTTAGAGATCTTCCAAGTGTCTAAAAACTCATACTAGATATGATTATACGCAGAATCGTTATGGCCAAGCAATGCTGTGAATTATGtagcgattttttctttttcgtttattgttattattattattattattattgttttttaaattacgaTCGATCAGGGTTTTTGCAATCGTTGCTCGTATGTATATTCGTCAGAattcaatgagttttcgtgAATTAGActacaaaaatttttcagatgTTTCATAGTTAATTTGTTGGTTTTATTCGATTCGCACTTATTTGagaagtttcattttttttctatttcactGCTCCAACGAATCATTGTATTCGAAGCTCTATCGATCACTGAATGCTGTTACtttaaaatcgtttcgttttAATTGATTATTCTTACACTGGTTGGGCAATTGTCGTTTTAAATTAGTTCAGATAAATTTTCACTTTGAAAGTTTCTTTCACGAATGAAAACCTTGTTAGTATGTGATGATCGTATGGTTGAACAATTCATTTATTGCTACTGCCTCTGGCAAGATTATTGACATTCCAACCTGCTTTTTTACTCGAAGGATCTCAACAAcatttattcacattttttctttgattttattggCCAATCTTTCATATCGAGCATGCTTGAAATGATCAAGTTTCtacaatgaaattttccaCTGTGTGAAATTATCgagtttaataattttttttttttgaaatttatgcagaatgaaaaatgatcccCACGAAAATCGAACGATATTAAAATCTGTATACTGAAGATTCGATTTCTACGATATACACATACGAACAACCGTCATTTTATCGTGACATCATTTTACTCATACGTTTATTCCCTTTTattaaaacaatgaaaaggacCTGAAAGGTCATGTTTTCGGCAATCGCTGAAATTTGCTTGGTTAACGTTATTTATCATGGATTTAATTCATACGCTATGGCTTGAAAAGCATGTTTTGCTAGTTGCCCATTCTATTGTGATGTGCAAGCGATAAGAGaatgagagcgagagagaaagagagagaagagagagaaagagagcaaagaaatgaagaaaaaaaacgttgtatttATATTTACGCCCTTTCACAGCATTCGCTCTCGGTTATGTCTGCGTCggaagagaaaagaatttttttaaaaagtgtCTGGTCAAAGAAAGTTCACGTTCGTGAGGAAcaatgaaagaagaaaaaacagtaaaatggaaaaaataacaataataaataatagaagtaaaaaaagtcgcgtcaaaaattacgaaaatataaatatatttatgtcTGGTTTGCATCTTTGAGAGTAAATATCGTTGTTTTGCGCTCCCATGTGGTCTTGTAACAGGGCAGGCCCCTCAAATCCCACCCTCCGCTCTCCTGCAAAGAGTTTTTAGCTTTTATGGCTTAGCCAAAAACCTTAGAGAAgctatatatacacatatatacatatatatatgaattatGCAGCGAGGATCAATTCACCATCTGCCCCCCTCACTTCTCCCTTGAAAATAATATCGATAATGTGACGTTTAATCCTTTGTTAAATACAATGAATTGCCTTGttgtaaaataaaacaaagaaaaagttaattgaacaaaaagtaaacgaacgagaaaaagatatcacgaaaacgaaaataactGCTGCTTGCTTCCTGCTTGATTTTATGCCAGATTAGCACTATCGGAAATACAGCAAGCTCTAATATGatcgttgaaaatattaacaacgcaaaagtaaaaaaaaaaaaatgattcccaGTACTCTTTACAAATCCAACTTGCTTTTCGTTCTTTCGTAATCAAGATAAAATTGtaagaaaaacatatttttttgtacgaGATTCGATAGAACGAAGCTTGCATTTGTTTCCTGTGCTGGCTGAGCAaccattttgtttttcctttaaaaagaaagaaagaaaaaagaaactagAAAGATTAATGATCTGTGCGATGCTTTGGCTCTTGCAAGATTCCGTGGATGCCGCCCTGATTTATCGCATGGTACGTATGACTTAtcgtttcttttataattCGTTGAAactaaaaaagaagaaaaaaccaaaaacaaacaaaaaaaacaagaaaacgtggaagtttattttaaaaataattagacgTTGAAGAACACTGCTGGAAAACTAGAATAGTCCATGCTTTACACgctgtaatgtttttttttctcacgtcaTCTACGAGGATAACGTCGACAGTTTTATtaacacaaaaaaatcattttacatAATGATACTGTTTCCGGCACGCTTTGTACGACGAATTTGATTGTACGCATGAATTACCATGAGGACGAAACTCGCACTACTCAAACTCATTTCgcttacaaatttttttcatgtgttCGCAGCCAGGTATCGGACAGGTAGGGGGTGCCCTACACGTCGTCAGTCCAGGTGAAAATGGAGGAACTATAGTATAGCCAAGCTCTGGGACTAGAACAACTTTAATTCATCGATCAAACTACTGGGGCTCCTTCGAGAAGATAAATATTCTACTTTCGATGAGATGTCGCATGAACAGTATCCATCGACAAGGCCAGAGATAATCGCAGTGTCTCTTGTTTGTCGTATCGAATGAGCTATGAAATTTACGGTTTggaaaggaagagaaagagagagagagagagagagagaaaataaatgaaaccaGCAAGTTCGATCTTGAAAACATGATCTGAATAGCTCAAAAGACAAATATTTATGAGCTAGATAATCCTGGGATAGTTTGTATCATTTTCACGTGCTTTTTGTACAGTTTGTaacaagataaaaaaaaaacatgaaacgaAACGAATTGGTATTTATCGATTGAAAGTTTGGAAATGCGAAAGCTCGTTTACGAGTTCGTGTTTTTAGAGTCGAGAACAAGGAGTTTACAGCCTGGGGCAAAATTATCCATCTCGGTTAACTTTAtagtgatatttttcattccgcaAAAAACTTATTCGAACCGATCGAAagcttattgaaaaaataatcaaaattacTGAGCAACTTGACGTCGATTTGATCAAAGATTTCGGCTATTATCAACGTACAACCAAAAGTGATCGAAAGAATATTTTGGAAATGATTATTTGAGTCAAATGGGAGTTTAACTTGACCAAATATTCTCACGAATCAaaagaaatgtttgaaaaaatctagTTAATACAATTTCTGTCGAAATTTataattgcaatttttttttctattctatttCGTACTATTCCATGCTCACAGCTgtccagaaatatttttttttatttgttaaaaTATATCacatatttattattcaaacAACTACGAGTAATTGGACAATGACAGTTCAACGATTTAGAAAAAATGGTTCAATAAAAGTGATAATAAGTAacggaaaaattgaatctcgATTTGAAGTAagcagaatttgtaaaaagacGATAATTgtttcgaggaaaaatttcacaataaaGTTCGCCTGGACACCAGTGATTTTGATCTAGGATAAAAGTCGAAGCTTTTGCGCCTTCGTCCAGTTGATATGCTTCATCATTCCAATTTACTCATTCACGTTGGGACAGAAAAGAGTagcaagaaagagagagacaggCAGGaagagaaataagaaaaaatatattgtttgTGCATGATAAATCGtcaatttgaagaattttataCGAGCGATTCGATAACGATATACAATATATGACCAGATTCACAACCTTTTGATTACAGTCTATGAGCTTGGATCAAGTCTTTAGTCACTTCTGACGAAAATCAGTTTAAATTAGCAAACTTTTCTTCAATTAATATTCCCACAAAATTGTTCCTATTTTTGAAATGCtgccttttgaaatttttcagttcCAAGTCCATTCTACCAAGTTCAAATTCCAAGCATCGTTTTTCTTACAGCCTACCATTTCGAAACAAAAAACCAACAGAAAAATCGCTCACCCAAGCTCGCAGGCTGTCCTAGAAAAGTAATGGATCTGcccatatatatatctatatatatgcatatatatatatatgtgaaaaatggaaaagaaaatagtGAAATACAGTTGCATCATCGATGGACAATTGATCGAGgtttcaaaaatatattgattttatcgaaaatcaGTTTTCCATGTTAAACACACGCGCGCGGGCGTATATGTTTGATGTACCGCGTACGAGCGAACGAGCGATTGTAGTTGTATGGTGTGACCGGTGTGAGAAACGACGCGTGACGAGGAAATGTTATGATtattgcgaatgaaaaaaaaatgaacatttatTCCGAGATGAAATTAGGATAATTTTTTAGTTGAATTTGTAttatttcgaggaaaaattcCTCAGAGGGTGTAAATATACACGTTACCGAGTtgttaattttatttgtttgcaAATATATAATCAATCGACATTTAAAAGCTACGTTctcgaacaaaaaattcatttcatttgaaGCTTAGTGCTCTCTCGGTAGGACGAGAGAAATCTTGTGAAATTTGGTCATCCCCGAAATGGAGTgaccatttattttttataacgaataagaactgaatggaaaaatttttgaatactTTTGtgcttttttgattttttcataataatggaaatttatttttgtcttCAGACTCAAAGTATACACtttgaaatcaaatttttcggcaataatattcataaaaaattgttcatcaAATTCATTTCGTCAATTCATCGAAAACCCAAATCtcgattgaatgaaatttttgtccGCGAATGTATGTGTTAAGCGTCTATTTAGTACAATTAATCCTGAACTGAAGTTCGTGTCCAGGCTTTAATGGTTATTGGGTTTATATGAATTTCGAAGCCTTCACAGAAATTCATTCATCTACGATTGATTATTGTAATTTCGTAAATCCACGATGGGttcggaattgaaaaaatttcgagactcCTGCCTCACGAACGACGTTAACACCTTGCAGGGTAACACGATGGAACACTCGAGCGGTCACTATTCAATTTGCCTTAGTAATAAAGTAAGTGAAAAAGCCGCGAGCATGATTTTTGAGACCGAGGCCTGAAAACTGAGGATACActttggagttttttttttttctataagatAAAGTGCagatacataaaaaaatataaaacatgCATTTTCTCAAGGCGAAAATATATTGAATTATTATGGTTTATCTATCGAAGAGAAAACCAAAATTAATTGCACAATTTAATCGACTAAAATCGTCCATTGATtcgagaacaaaaaatcaaggacAAAGTATTTTTGTTGCTCGTTCGCGTGTCCCGAGTTTTTCTAATATGTAAAAGAGTTAACCCTCAAATAACTGACATCGAAATTTGCAATGTTAAAAAGCAACGAGAatcatttcgaaatttatgaaaaatatcctCCAACCTATTtgttgtattcgttgattAATTTGTTCAAAAAACGTCCCTAAAATGTGGCTCGTTTTTACAATTCGTATCTGCATTGAAATATCGAGGCAACATTCGAAGGAATAAGTCGTTGCAGTTCAACGATGCAAACTTCGACGTCATAGCTAGTCCCGATGTTTCAACATTCCGTGAAAATTCACGGGTACGAAAGaaggatcaaatttttcaagctcAAACATTAAGTGGCCACAATTGTGTAATGCGTTATAACGAATGCAGATACACGAGGAAGAGACAATTGGGAGAACGATGATGATTGATAAGTCAACCAAccaatatttcattggggaTTATAGTCCTCCAATGCAAAAGTGTATTATAATAAACagagagaacgaaagaaaattgaagaaagagagaaagaaaaaagaaagaaagagagaaaatggcAAAGTATAAATACCTATAGGTACTTATAAAATATTATCGTATAAGCATATATTCCAAATAAGATATTCCAAAAGGCGATATTACATATatattaatttataaaaagcTAGAGTGTTGACGAGAAGGCTAGTAGTTTCAAATATCTTTCATTTAGGTTATCTGCGTACATGTATTTCtcatatgtgtatatataactATAAATAAATGTGTATATATGCACATATGGAAAATGCAGACTTCTCTGTTACAGAAAGGGAGAATGTTTGATGTTTCTCTCAATAATTGAGAATACAGAGTCGATCGATGAGTTGAAATGAAAGGGAGGAATATGAATCGGAATATTTGGCTATTGTAATAGCGTTTGTTTCgatcaaattttattcggaTGAGAAATCGGAGACAAAAACGCCTCAATTTGGCCGGCTTTATTCTCCATGAGATGGGCGAAGGAAAAGACGCGTGTGTTTGGTATTTTGGTTATTTGTTTTGCAGAGGTTgtatgaaatagaaaaatttgcatCAATTTTAAGgttctttttttgttatattgaATAAGaaaactgatttttattttgttgcaatattgtgtaaaatggtgaatttgaatttgcagCTTTGTtcagtatttttattatttaacaaatgaatgaaaatagataaaagtGTGAGCGGTCAAATTGATGCGTTAAAGTTTCTCAAGAACAAGAATTTCCCTACTGTTTTCAGGTGAAAACACGATATGATGTTGGGAGAGAagcgaggaagagaaaaaaagtgctcGTACAAaaattatcatattttttcatacatacACGACGATACAATCCTCGCactatattgaaaaaacgcaAGGAAAATCTTTTTCTATTCGCATGCATTGATTCGAGTCTCGAGTCtcttcgtttgaaaattcatgaagCTCTGGACGCCGGTTTTACTTTACCATTCGAAATATTTACATGCGTTTTTGTGTGTTACAATATTTACGCTCGGTGTGTTTTACCACCGCAGGATCGAACAAAGACACGATTGTTTGACCGGTAATAAGCGTTTGTCCCGGCGTTGTTATCGATCATCATCACGTgtgtgtaaaaataaaaacaaaaacaaagaaataaaagaaaattatgTTAGTTCGTTCTTGTATGACATGTTTTGTTATCTCTGTATGTAGTACGTACAACATTGCGGCGTGAACGCAGCGCACGTATAAAGCCTGTCTGTCAACTCGTGTACCAGTTGTTTTTTCCGGCCTTCTCTGTCAAATTCTTCACTTCTGACATATGCCAATTATCGTTCTTTAAATTCATCGGTCTAACGTTTTAAGCACTTCTAAAATCTCAAGTATTCCATCACAATATATGGACGAACATGGTAAATAAACTGCAAATCGTTCGCATCGACAATTTGACAGTACAAAAAGTTGATTTGCaaattggaaaaaactttATTGGACGTGGTGCTGCGATCGGGGTAAGTCGGTagaattttatcatttccgaacgaatGGAACTCAATAATAAAGGTttatcgaatttatttttatgtacaAGCTCAttacatcgaaatttattttttttttattccgtgTTTGAccgaaaaagtataaaatgattcaaaatgtatttttatctgccgtcgattttttttcacgagccTCCCAGATAGCCAACGTAAAATTTTACTAAATTTACCACGGTGCACCATGAACTATCgataatttttgtatttctaaCTTTTTTGAGTAAATCATTTGTCGAGCTCTTGTCGGTGATTGTCGGGTCTAGCTGACGCTCGTCAgaataaaaactaaaaattacaaaaagttgttaaataaTAACTTGacttaa includes:
- the LOC122409225 gene encoding WD repeat-containing protein 20 isoform X3 gives rise to the protein MAVQLDGGGKEDLKTQFVTREGTYKLMTWSEYSRPNRVGNTDTRGSSSVRVSFVTLPDPADPTGTQGLGDRMCFNFGKELYVYVYRGIKKAVDLNKPVDKKLYKGTNPTCHNFNQTTATVDIAPLLVGFSTGQIQLVDPIKRELNKLYNEERLIDKTKVTCIKWVPGSSNLFLASHSSGQLYLYNWELPCGTTPPHYQPFKSGDGFAIHTCKTKSTRNPLYRWVIGLEGCCINEFAFSPCGSNLAVVSQDGFLRVFHYDTMELVGSARSYFGGFLCVCWSPDGRYVVVGGEDDLVTIWSFNEKRVVARGQGHHSWVNVVAFDPFTTSYGDHEGEFSGSDDETVPQQHNNHNNYHEKSTNRVVTNNSGQTAIGLSHSNRNSCGSELRVSGGTCYRLGSVSEDTQLCLWDITEDVLRQPVCAKSRASAAGSGTFTSSGTFTSGNGSTLNHVGNNAKHNSTNNASFRDSTNYFNNEMASNNTSTTPGTTTTAAASSTTTTASGTITTTTMTSTNSSTTTTTSSTSTTTAVSTVNSLTQRLAGLGFGDRKNAVTSSTGGSGGGGGGGGGGGSGGTVPAATDNHKRNFSLTLRGSGTSNNSNTTGSVNPSLHNSGPELKSGSNSNSGHLNSVGGSFGGSKKIANAMDDPMRLIGTAWCPRFDECPVLEPLVCKKLAHERLTELIFREDCFVTACQDGYVYTWARPGHMIPWMPP
- the LOC122409225 gene encoding WD repeat-containing protein 20 isoform X1, producing the protein MAVQLDGGGKEDLKTQFVTREGTYKLMTWSEYSRPNRVGNTDTRGSSSVRVSFVTLPDPADPTGTQGLGDRMCFNFGKELYVYVYRGIKKAVDLNKPVDKKLYKGTNPTCHNFNQTTATVDIAPLLVGFSTGQIQLVDPIKRELNKLYNEERLIDKTKVTCIKWVPGSSNLFLASHSSGQLYLYNWELPCGTTPPHYQPFKSGDGFAIHTCKTKSTRNPLYRWVIGLEGCCINEFAFSPCGSNLAVVSQDGFLRVFHYDTMELVGSARSYFGGFLCVCWSPDGRYVVVGGEDDLVTIWSFNEKRVVARGQGHHSWVNVVAFDPFTTSYGDHEGEFSGSDDETVPQQHNNHNNYHEKSTNRVVTNNSGQTAIGLSHSNRNSCGSELRVSGGTCYRLGSVSEDTQLCLWDITEDVLRQPVCAKSRASAAGSGTFTSSGTFTSGNGSTLNHVGNNAKHNSTNNASFRDSTNYFNNEMASNNTSTTPGTTTTAAASSTTTTASGTITTTTMTSTNSSTTTTTSSTSTTTAVSTVNSLTQRLAGLGFGDRKNAVTSSTGGSGGGGGGGGGGGSGGTVPAATDNHKRNFSLTLRGSGTSNNSNTTGSVNPSLHNSGPELKSGSNSNSGHLNSVGGSFGGSKKIANAMDDPMRLIGTAWCPRFDECPVLEPLVCKKLAHERLTELIFREDCFVTACQDGYVYTWARPGHMVGPLTITSTLHRPHNHSNPHTNINSMRPNDL
- the LOC122409225 gene encoding WD repeat-containing protein 20 isoform X2; protein product: MAVQLDGGGKEDLKTQFVTREGTYKLMTWSEYSRPNRVGNTDTRGSSSVRVSFVTLPDPADPTGTQGLGDRMCFNFGKELYVYVYRGIKKAVDLNKPVDKKLYKGTNPTCHNFNQTTATVDIAPLLVGFSTGQIQLVDPIKRELNKLYNEERLIDKTKVTCIKWVPGSSNLFLASHSSGQLYLYNWELPCGTTPPHYQPFKSGDGFAIHTCKTKSTRNPLYRWVIGLEGCCINEFAFSPCGSNLAVVSQDGFLRVFHYDTMELVGSARSYFGGFLCVCWSPDGRYVVVGGEDDLVTIWSFNEKRVVARGQGHHSWVNVVAFDPFTTSYGDHEGEFSGSDDETVPQQHNNHNNYHEKSTNRVVTNNSGQTAIGLSHSNRNSCGSELRVSGGTCYRLGSVSEDTQLCLWDITEDVLRQPVCAKSRASAAGSGTFTSSGTFTSGNGSTLNHVGNNAKHNSTNNASFRDSTNYFNNEMASNNTSTTPGTTTTAAASSTTTTASGTITTTTMTSTNSSTTTTTSSTSTTTAVSTVNSLTQRLAGLGFGDRKNAVTSSTGGSGGGGGGGGGGGSGGTVPAATDNHKRNFSLTLRGSGTSNNSNTTGSVNPSLHNSGPELKSGSNSNSGHLNSVGGSFGGSKKIANAMDDPMRLIGTAWCPRFDECPVLEPLVCKKLAHERLTELIFREDCFVTACQDGYVYTWARPGHMPGIGQVGGALHVVSPGENGGTIV